A genomic region of Pseudomonas frederiksbergensis contains the following coding sequences:
- a CDS encoding chemotaxis protein CheW, which translates to MTGSVVLNVTHEDAQAIDDCWNRIGIHGNKSCPLLVEHIHCRNCAVYSAAATRLLDRYALQQDDRAQASIGVESDVVTRSLLMFRLGEEWFALATRSLVEVAPLQAIHSLPHQRSRALLGVANVRGALVACLSLVELLGLDAVTGVASAARIMPRMLIIAAHGGPVVVPVDEVDGIHAIDERILNAASRSGQQASAKYTRGVLQFRGRSLCWLDEEQLLSAVTRSLT; encoded by the coding sequence ATGACCGGTTCTGTTGTGTTGAACGTGACTCATGAAGATGCCCAGGCCATTGACGACTGCTGGAACCGTATCGGTATCCACGGCAACAAGTCCTGCCCCCTGCTGGTCGAGCACATTCACTGTCGCAATTGCGCGGTGTATTCCGCCGCGGCGACGCGTTTGCTGGATCGTTATGCCTTGCAGCAGGACGACCGCGCACAAGCGTCCATTGGTGTCGAGTCGGATGTCGTCACGCGCTCGTTGTTGATGTTCCGTCTCGGCGAAGAATGGTTCGCCCTGGCCACCCGCAGCCTGGTGGAAGTGGCGCCGTTGCAGGCGATTCATTCGCTACCGCATCAGCGTTCGCGGGCCTTGCTGGGGGTGGCGAATGTGCGTGGCGCGCTGGTGGCTTGCCTGTCGTTGGTGGAGTTGCTGGGGCTGGACGCGGTCACAGGTGTCGCCTCGGCAGCACGGATCATGCCGCGCATGTTGATCATTGCTGCTCACGGCGGCCCGGTGGTGGTGCCGGTGGATGAGGTGGACGGGATTCACGCCATTGATGAGCGGATTCTCAACGCCGCGTCTCGGTCAGGCCAGCAGGCCAGCGCCAAATATACCCGTGGCGTACTGCAATTCAGAGGTCGCAGTCTGTGCTGGCTGGATGAAGAACAGTTGTTGTCCGCCGTGACCCGGAGCCTGACATGA